A genomic stretch from Aedes albopictus strain Foshan chromosome 2, AalbF5, whole genome shotgun sequence includes:
- the LOC134286636 gene encoding uncharacterized protein LOC134286636, which produces MAENNAPQLQRSCAFCTKPDEHDDMVACDTCQLWHHYSCAKVDASVKDRDWKCTNCTMEGRGAKPKATANTLENLAIPVKKSGAKSSAGSKTSRRSKKCIGEQSVTSSARLRLELELRAVEEQQKIREEELATEKELQDLQRKLEEELREKELAIEARRIAEAKAALKKKMSEEREFRMKQMEIRRRSEEEKARLIRQASEYGSSRGSLIGTDADSKDKVEDWLEKSTQQTAGPLKEFTSAVDPSRGQNQVTLEQTTNRQTANIRADRSLDIPPLTMRNKIVSSVKLLPVQTLVSQVNEDQQAHSKGYDNRHFVDEFDRQNVGGVSGDQVNSDGRNLKLLVGGIDRISVWEDRQRARVREQTESDNFGRGAGNTNEVLTSGIGGTRQHDNPARSVEEPDAGLRRLCNDEVATGLIRPDISGRRQQPVPRSNESNTQASCNDGHFLEGPTGRQLAARQVMGKDLPIFSGNPEEWPIWISNFRRSSSTCGFSDDENLIRLQRCLKGAALEAVRSRLLCPASVPHVIRTLEMRYGRPETLIRSMTERVRRLPSLKIHDLEAVIEFGLVVDNLVQHLKNAGQQAHLANPALLHDLVGKLPVDYRLKWSAYKSMQFNVDLDTFGQFMSTLVELAYDVADDFSTNEKHKQKTKDRAFVQTHTETTVSSKNVPVNVVGSRNPRKPCAICKAEGHRVAECSRFKSMDISGRLKAVQQSGLCRSCFNFHGKWPCRTAKECGINDCRLKHHSLLHSPVAVHAAVSTSHANESVASGGPLFRIIPVTLYGKGCEVNIYAFVDEGSKITLLEDTVADQLGITGPTEPLNLQWTGNIKRSEPKSRRISAEISGRGSTKQYQLSNARTVGGLLLPSQTVSYDEMYDRYPHLRGLPIQSYEKVSPKLLIGLDNLKLTVPLKIREGRWAEPIAAKCRIGWSIYGCAITTPSTVVCGLHFGGWTNQEQELNQLVRDYITLDNTGVTHPTTLLESEEDKRSKMLLETTTRRVGGAFETGLLWKADNTRFPSSYNMAFRRLCSLERRLKKDTVLYERVREQIRDYEAKQYAHKATHEELSTTSPDRCWYLPLGIVVNPKKPNKLRMIWDAAATVDGVSLNDALLKGPDFLASLPAVIGNFRVFRYALTGDIKEMFHRFFIRPEDRQFQRFLFREQPHQEPVTYVMDVAIFGAACSPSSAQYIKNLNAKDFEAVYPRAAEAIVRRHYVDDYLDSFGTIEEAVEIGRQVKSIHAEGGFELRNFLSNDSTIAARVGDESQEAEKSISVEKDDRVESVLGMKWIPSSDTFTFTVCLRDNLRHVLEESHVPTKREVLRTVMSFFDPMGLISFFVIHGRILMQDIWATGIGWDDPIDGKSWLQWKKWIELISELSTLRIPRCYFEGATEESYCKFQIHVFVDASQSAYACAVYFRVETPEGPAVSLVMAKSKVAQLKMLTIPRLELQAAVLGTRLLNSVIIMHALKATKRVLWTDSNTVLAWIRSDQRRYHQYVGFRIGEILSMTDVDEWRKVPTKENVADDATKWGNGPAVRSENRWFQGPEFLRQSEDNWPGGSELIEPTQEELVALNVHDEAVEPAVVDVNRFSKWEKLHRSMAYVHRFIQNIQRSRQSEARLIGLLTQEELCSAEKSLWIQAQTECFTLESEMLHKSKGKPEAVHATLPKSSTLRKLWPFMDETGVIRTRSRLGYADWIPSNIKYPVVLPRQHPITLLLVDYFHRRYRHCNRETIVNEMRQLYEIPKLRSVVFKISQDCLPCKIRRATPSSPPMAPLPKVRVTPYVRPFTFVGVDFFGPVLVKVGRSVVKRWVALFTCLTIRAVHLEVVHSLSKESCVMAVRRFVSRRGAPSEIFSDNGTNFLGASNQLKQEMDDLDQHLASTFTNTATRWSFNPPGTPHMGGVWERMVRSVKVAIGGILEEQRRPDDEVLETVIIEAEAMINSRPLTYIPLESDVQESLTPNHFLLGSSNGVKQKPVTPTDYQATLRSGWKFVQHLSDGIWRRWIKEYLPVISRRSKWFEEVKEMTKGDLVLIVDGAVRNQWVRGRIQEVVKGKDGRVRQAWVKTARGILRRPVVKLALLDVEAGGKPEFNDNGLRAGGCDDEYPPVRDGQ; this is translated from the coding sequence atggcGGAGAACAATGCCCCGCAGCTGCAGCGCAGTTGTGCATTTTGCACCAAACCCGACGAACATGATGACATGGTGGCGTGTGACACGTGTCAGCTCTGGCATCACTACTCTTGCGCCAAAGTCGATGCCAGTGTGAAGGATCGGGATTGGAAATGTACGAACTGCACTATGGAAGGTAGAGGTGCGAAACCTAAAGCGACGGCAAATACGTTGGAGAACCTTGCAATTCCAGTGAAAAAGTCAGGCGCAAAATCATCGGCCGGAAGCAAAACTAGCCGGAGGTCCAAGAAATGCATCGGCGAGCAAAGCGTTACATCAAGCGCCCGTTTGCGATTGGAGCTAGAGTTGCGAGCTGTGGAAGAGCAACAGAAGATCCGTGAAGAAGAGCTCGCCACGGAGAAGGAGCTACAGGATCTTCAAAGGAAGCTTGAAGAGGAACTACGGGAGAAGGAGTTGGCGATCGAAGCAAGACGAATCGCCGAAGCGAAGGCCGCTTTGAAGAAGAAGATGTCTGAGGAGCGAGAATTCAGGATGAAGCAGATGGAAATCAGGAGACGCTCGGAGGAAGAAAAAGCAAGGCTGATACGGCAGGCGTCCGAGTACGGCAGCAGCAGAGGCAGTTTGATCGGTACCGATGCCGATTCGAAGGACAAGGTGGAAGACTGGCTGGAGAAGTCGACGCAGCAGACAGCGGGACCCCTGAAAGAGTTCACGTCAGCAGTTGACCCTAGTCGTGGTCAAAACCAGGTAACCCTCGAGCAAACTACTAACCGCCAAACAGCCAACATTAGGGCCGATAGGAGCTTAGACATTCCCCCACTAACAATGCGAAATAAAATTGTCTCCTCTGTGAAACTGCTCCCTGTACAGACTTTGGTTAGCCAGGTAAACGAAGACCAGCAAGCTCACTCGAAAGGTTACGACAATCGACATTTCGTGGATGAGTTTGACAGACAAAATGTGGGTGGTGTTTCTGGTGACCAAGTCAATTCAGACGGTCGCAATCTGAAACTGTTGGTGGGTGGAATCGATCGTATCAGTGTATGGGAAGATCGTCAACGTGCGCGAGTTCGTGAACAAACCGAAAGTGATAATTTCGGACGCGGTGCGGGAAACACGAACGAAGTGCTGACGAGCGGTATCGGTGGTACCAGACAACACGACAACCCAGCGCGTTCCGTGGAGGAACCAGATGCGGGATTGCGAAGATTGTGCAACGATGAAGTGGCAACGGGGCTAATCAGACCGGATATCAGCGGTAGAAGGCAGCAACCAGTACCGAGAAGTAATGAGTCAAACACTCAAGCGAGCTGTAATGACGGCCACTTCTTGGAAGGTCCAACAGGTAGGCAGCTGGCAGCTAGGCAAGTCATGGGGAAGGATTTGCCAATATTTTCCGGAAATCCTGAGGAATGGCCCATATGGATCAGCAATTTTCGGCGGTCATCTTCAACTTGTGGGTTTTCTGACGACGAAAACCTGATTCGACTGCAACGTTGTTTGAAAGGTGCAGCTCTAGAAGCGGTGCGCAGCAGGCTGTTGTGTCCGGCTAGTGTTCCGCACGTAATTCGCACGCTAGAGATGCGATACGGTCGTCCGGAGACATTAATTCGCTCGATGACGGAGCGAGTTCGTCGATTACCTTCTCTGAAAATTCATGATCTAGAAGCGgtcattgaatttggattggttgTGGACAATTTGGTGCAACATCTGAAGAACGCGGGACAGCAGGCACATCTGGCTAATCCGGCCCTGCTGCACGATCTGGTGGGAAAATTGCCTGTTGATTACAGACTCAAGTGGTCGGCGTACAAAAGCATGCAGTTCAACGTGGATTTGGATACGTTTGGGCAGTTCATGTCAACTTTAGTAGAGCTAGCCTATGACGTGGCGGATGATTTCTCAACCAACGAAAAACATAAGCAAAAGACCAAGGATCGTGCTTTCGTACAGACGCACACAGAAACCACCGTATCGTCAAAGAACGTACCGGTTAACGTTGTGGGTTCCCGTAATCCGAGAAAACCTTGTGCCATTTGTAAAGCGGAAGGACATCGGGTGGCGGAATGCAGCCGGTTCAAGTCGATGGATATAAGCGGAAGATTGAAGGCCGTTCAGCAGAGTGGTCTTTGTCGATCGTGTTTCAATTTCCACGGGAAGTGGCCGTGCAGAACTGCGAAGGAATGTGGAATCAACGATTGTCGGCTGAAACATCATTCGCTGTTACATTCTCCAGTAGCAGTTCATGCGGCGGTGTCTACGAGCCATGCGAACGAGTCAGTAGCAAGCGGAGGGCCATTGTTCCGGATCATACCCGTGACGCTATACGGAAAGGGCTGTGAAGTGAACATCTACGCCTTTGTGGACGAAGGATCGAAAATTACGCTGTTGGAGGATACCGTAGCGGATCAACTTGGAATCACTGGACCAACGGAACCATTGAACTTGCAGTGGACCGGGAACATCAAGCGTAGTGAGCCCAAATCGCGGCGGATCAGCGCTGAGATTTCAGGCAGAGGATCAACGAAACAGTATCAACTGAGCAACGCTCGGACAGTCGGCGGATTACTGCTCCCATCGCAAACAGTGAGCTACGACGAAATGTATGATCGATACCCCCATCTACGCGGTCTACCTATTCAAAGCTACGAGAAGGTATCTCCAAAGCTCTTGATTGGTCTTGACAATTTGAAGCTCACCGTACCGTTGAAAATCAGAGAAGGAAGATGGGCAGAACCGATAGCCGCCAAGTGCCGCATCGGGTGGAGCATCTACGGATGCGCAATAACGACACCGTCAACGGTCGTATGTGGGCTTCACTTTGGAGGATGGACCAATCAGGAACAGGAGCTCAACCAGCTGGTTCGTGACTACATTACGCTAGACAACACTGGTGTAACGCATCCCACTACTCTTCTGGAATCGGAGGAGGACAAGAGGTCAAAAATGCTGCTTGAAACAACCACCAGAAGAGTCGGCGGAGCCTTTGAAACTGGGTTGCTATGGAAAGCGGACAATACTCGGTTTCCAAGCAGTTACAACATGGCGTTTCGACGATTGTGCTCTTTGGAAAGGCGGCTGAAGAAGGATACAGTGTTATACGAACGCGTTAGAGAGCAAATTCGAGATTACGAGGCGAAACAATACGCACACAAGGCCACCCACGAGGAACTGAGCACTACCAGCCCCGATCGGTgctggtacctaccactgggaataGTTGTGAACCCGAAGAAGCCGAACAAATTGAGGATGATCTGGGACGCGGCTGCAACAGTCGACGGAGTGTCCCTGAACGATGCTTTGCTGAAAGGGCCAGACTTCTTAGCATCACTTCCGGCAGTAATAGGAAACTTTCGCGTGTTTCGGTACGCTTTGACCGGAGACATCAAGGAAATGTTTCATCGATTCTTCATACGACCTGAAGATCGACAATTCCAGAGGTTCCTGTTCAGGGAGCAGCCACATCAAGAGCCAGTTACCTACGTAATGGACGTAGCCATCTTTGGGGCTGCATGTTCACCAAGTAGTGCCCAGTATATAAAAAATCTGAACGCCAAAGATTTCGAAGCAGTGTATCCACGGGCAGCTGAAGCCATCGTGCGCCGTCATTATGTGGACGATTACCTCGATAGCTTCGGAACCATCGAGGAAGCGGTAGAGATTGGTCGTCAAGTGAAGAGTATACACGCTGAAGGTGGATTCGAGCTCCGGAATTTCTTGTCAAACGATTCAACGATAGCAGCTCGGGTTGGAGATGAATCGCAGGAGGCGGAAAAAAGTATCAGCGTGGAAAAGGATGATCGGGTTGAATCCGTCCTAGGAATGAAGTGGATTCCAAGTAGCGACACCTTCACGTTCACTGTTTGCCTCCGTGATAATCTGCGACACGTTCTTGAAGAGTCACACGTTCCTACGAAACGAGAAGTCTTACGCACCGTAATGAGCTTCTTCGATCCGATGGGACTCATATCGTTTTTCGTGATCCACGGGCGCATCTTGATGCAGGACATCTGGGCAACAGGAATCGGCTGGGATGATCCTATCGATGGAAAGAGTTGGTTGCAGTGGAAGAAGTGGATCGAGCTGATTTCGGAATTGAGCACTCTTCGAATCCCACGTTGCTACTTCGAAGGCGCCACAGAAGAGAGTTATTGCAAGTTCCAGATCCATGTATTCGTCGATGCGAGCCAATCAGCCTATGCATGTGCAGTGTATTTCCGAGTTGAAACACCAGAAGGTCCGGCAGTTAGCCTTGTAATGGCAAAATCCAAAGTAGCACAGTTGAAGATGTTGACGATTCCTCGACTCGAATTGCAAGCTGCCGTCCTTGGAACTCGTCTGCTCAATAGTGTGATCATCATGCACGCACTCAAGGCGACGAAGCGCGTATTATGGACTGACTCCAATACAGTTCTCGCCTGGATACGATCGGATCAGCGGCGGTATCACCAATACGTTGGATTTAGGATCGGTGAAATTCTATCGATGACGGATGTCGACGAATGGAGGAAGGTGCCAACGAAAGAGAATGTAGCTGACGACGCAACAAAGTGGGGAAATGGACCGGCTGTTCGCTCCGAAAATCGGTGGTTTCAAGGACCGGAATTTCTTCGACAATCCGAGGACAATTGGCCAGGTGGTAGTGAACTGATCGAACCCACGCAGGAGGAACTAGTGGCATTGAACGTTCATGATGAAGCAGTGGAGCCAGCGGTAGTAGACGTAAATAGATTCAGTAAGTGGGAAAAGCTGCACCGTTCAATGGCTTACGTGCATCGATTTATTCAGAACATCCAACGATCTCGACAAAGCGAGGCACGATTGATAGGATTATTGACGCAAGAGGAGTTGTGCAGCGCCGAGAAATCGCTGTGGATTCAAGCTCAAACCGAGTGTTTTACGTTGGAATCCGAAATGCTGCACAAGTCAAAGGGAAAACCCGAAGCAGTTCATGCCACATTACCAAAATCAAGCACGTTACGCAAATTGTGGCCGTTCATGGATGAAACAGGCGTAATACGAACAAGGAGCCGTCTTGGGTATGCTGACTGGATCCCTTCTAACATCAAGTATCCGGTAGTTCTACCTCGGCAACATCCAATCACGTTACTTCTGGTTGACTATTTCCACCGTCGTTATCGCCATTGCAACCGTGAGACGATCGTCAACGAGATGCGGCAACTCTACGAGATCCCGAAACTACGGTCAGTCGTGTTCAAGATATCGCAGGATTGTCTACCATGTAAGATACGTCGGGCGACTCCTAGCTCGCCCCCTATGGCTCCGTTGCCCAAAGTGCGAGTTACCCCGTATGTAAGGCCGTTTACTTTTGTTGGAGTTGACTTCTTCGGCCCGGTGCTAGTGAAAGTTGGACGAAGCGTTGTTAAGCGGTGGGTGGCTCTATTCACCTGTTTGACAATACGGGCTGTGCATCTTGAGGTTGTACATAGTCTGTCGAAGGAGTCCTGCGTAATGGCGGTTAGAAGGTTCGTGTCACGACGAGGAGCACCATCAGAAATCTTTAGCGATAACGGCACGAACTTCCTCGGTGCGAGCAATCAGCTGAAGCAGGAAATGGATGATTTGGACCAACATCTGGCATCAACGTTCACCAACACCGCAACACGGTGGTCGTTTAACCCACCAGGCACTCCTCACATGGGAGGAGTATGGGAGCGTATGGTTCGCTCAGTGAAAGTGGCAATAGGCGGTATTCTGGAAGAGCAGCGAAGACCAGACGACGAAGTTTTGGAGACGGTCATCATCGAGGCGGAAGCAATGATAAATTCGCGGCCGCTAACGTATATACCGCTGGAATCGGACGTGCAGGAGTCTCTTACTCCAAATCATTTTCTGTTGGGGAGCTCAAACGGAGTCAAGCAAAAGCCAGTAACACCAACGGACTACCAAGCAACCCTGAGGAGCGGATGGAAGTTTGTGCAGCATTTGTCGGATGGAATATGGAGAAGATGGATAAAAGAGTATTTGCCGGTAATATCTAGAAGGTCGAAATGGTTCGAAGAAGTGAAGGAGATGACTAAAGGAGATTTGGTGTTGATCGTGGATGGTGCAGTTCGAAACCAGTGGGTGAGAGGAAGAATTCAGGAAGTTGTCAAAGGAAAAGATGGAAGGGTGCGGCAGGCCTGGGTGAAGACTGCGAGAGGCATCTTAAGGAGGCCGGTGGTCAAATTGGCGTTACTCGACGTCGAAGCTGGAGGTAAACCGGAATTCAATGACAATGGTTTACGGGCGGGGGGATGTGACGACGAGTACCCGCCGGTGCGTGATGGTCAATAA